Within Aspergillus oryzae RIB40 DNA, chromosome 2, the genomic segment GCCGTGGGTGGCACCTCTGTGGATTTTACTTGAGATGCATCAACATGAGGCCAGTCACTCCCCCAGATGAGCGCAGATGGCGCAGTATCGGCAATCCTCTGGACAATagacttcatcttcgaaaTGTCCTCTCCACACCTGCGATAAAGGGCCGATATTTTAACATTCAATCTGCCAACGCGAACCATTTCAAGAAAGTCTTTGAATATGGGGCTGGCGATGTCACTTGGCACTATATTGCCAACATGATCCGCAACAATTCGTAACTTCTTCACGTCGGCATCCTCTAGGAACAACGACTTCAAGGAGCTCCATGTTGCAAGTGGAAATTGGGCAGATAGACCCCAATTTAAATGTATTGAAGGGTAAGATGTGGCAAAGTGACGGATCTGTCGCTGCAAACTCTGAGCATCCATATTAACCCCTCCATGGACTCCATGAATTCGACAGTATCGAACACCCAAGGCGTGTAGATTGTCAAAGTCTTCAGTTTTCAATAGGCTCCAATTCTCGTCCATGCATATGATCCCGCGAGCCAAGACGTTCGGATACTCAGTATGAATCCGAGCAAGGTGAGCCGCCAATCCATCAAACCCATCTTCTACGGAAGCCTGGACTAGGACGATCTGCGTTGCTGGTGTACTGCGAATCAAGTCCTCCAAAGGTGCCGCCGGAGGGGTGTAGGCGCACGTTGATTTGTATGGATAGTGGATAGGATCAAGGCAATGGATATGCGTATCCCACATTCCGTCCATCTTCAATGAATGTGATATatgatttgtttttcttcttcttctcgttgctttccttttatttttcacCCTGATAGCTATCGGGATTTTGCCGTACTGTCCCCCGCTTTATAAGAGAGCCAACATGGCTTCGGTAACTTTCCGATGGGCCAAAATTCTGGGGAACATAAGCTTTTCTGTCCGGGGAAAATTGCCGTCACTTGTTCTTGTCTAAGGGCTGCGGAGTAGCAGTCAACCCCATAAATATGCCAAGTAATCCTCGCAGATTGGTGCCAGAAGCTATCACTATTTGctcccagttcttcatcgctcAGACATTCAGCCAGTGAGATGGCTTCCCCACTCCCCCCAACGAAGTCCAGTCCCGATAGCCAAGAGGTGCAGAGTAAAGACCAGAAAGACAACTGGGTAGAACATGTTCAAGATGAGAATGCTCTGGATTTGGTAGCTACCTATCATTCCTACGAGCCGGAGTTCCGCTCCAAGGTGGAAAAAGAGCTATTACGCAAAATCGACGCTCGAATTCTCCCTCTGATTGTGGTAATCTATCTTTTCAACTACCTGGATCGAAACTCGATCACTCAAGCTCGCTTGTATGGCCTTCAAGAAGATACTGGCCTCAAAGGCGCCGAGTACCAAACGGCAATATCCATCTTTTCTGCTGGTTACATCCTCATGCAACTCCCATCGACCATCATGATGACAAAATTCCGTCCCTCCATATATCTGGTAAGTGTATCAATCTTTCCCATGTGCACTACTGGTATTGATTGTATATCTAGCCAACATGTATGATTCTTTGGGCCATTACTAGTGGATGCACGGCCGCTACACAAAGCACCCCGGGCATCCTGCTTGTCCGAttctttcttggctttgtggAAGCCCCGTTCTTCCCCGGTGCGGTATACTATCTTAGTTGCTGGTATACAAAACGTGAAATTGGCGTCAGGATGGCGTTATTGGTTTGCGGAATCCTGCTGTCCAACGCGTTTGCTGGTCTCATATCGGCCGGGATTCTCTCCGGAATGGGAGGCGTTGCCGGCCTGGCGGCATGGAGATGGCTTTTCATCCTCGAGGGTCTTGCTACAGTCGTCCTAGGATGCCTCGCACTAGTAGTCCTCCCGGACTTCCCTAGTACAACCAAATGGCTCACGGATTCCGAGAAGGTTGTGGCTCAGGCCCGTCTCGCTGTTGACTCGGGAACTAGCACCGTGAACGATGAAGAGGTCCCTATTATGCGTGGCATCGCATGGGCAGTAAAAGACGCTCGGACATGGATCTTCGCTTGCTTACAAATGTCCACTACTGCGTCTATTTCGTACTCTCACTTCTTTCCGACATTGATCAAGCAACTTGGCTTTGAGAATAATACGATTGTACTCCTGCTTACATCTCCGCCATATTTCGTGGCATTCTGGTGGTCCCTGTCTTGGGCATGGGTTGCAGACAGGAAGCAGATCCGTTCCATCCCTTCTGGAATATCTCAAGCATTGGCAATGGTTGGCACCATTCTCCTCATTGCAGTCTCGGGCCAGCTTTGGGCCCGCTACGCGTTTACTTTCCTGGTTTGCTGTGGTACATTTGGTGTGTACTCGACGACATACGCATGGCTCTCCTCTACTCTTACACAGCCGCCAATCAAGCGTGCTGTCGCAATTGGACTTGCCAATACATGCGCTAATATTGCTTCTCTTTTCGCCAACTACTTTTGGTTGGACGAGTACGAGCCTGCATATCGGCAGTCTTGGGGCTGTCTGCTAGCCTTCCAGGCGCTTGGGATGGCGTGCATCCTGACACTTCGGTTCTTGCTTCAGCGGTCGAACAAGAAATTCGAGAAGCTGGCGGCCGAAGGGGACATCAACGATACgattttcatttctcattTGAACGATGATGAGCGAAGCGCCGTTCAAAATAATTTCAGATATGTAGTCTAGTCATACTAGTGCATACGCCCATCCTAGTAGTTAGCCGTGGCAGGTTGAAACTTCAGTTGAATATCAGTAATACGAAGGTCCATATGACCATGAacatgatatatattttgacAGTTGCTTGTGTGTGGATGCACCGAGAATGAAGTTGTATATAAAGATTACGAGAACAATTACTAAAATCATTTCCCTGGTCTCACAGAGTTCCATGAGGCATATCGGTCAATACATTCTCTATAAATTATATAGCATTCGCAGTACAACAGATACTATTGTAGATTCAAATACTAGACTTTGCACCAAAGTTGCTGACCGCCTTCAAGTTGCAAATCCAGTCACCGGATATCCTCCGATGACCGGACATTTTCCGACCCAGCACTCGTTAGTCAAAGCCAAGTATGCCCAGTTTACGGTAGCGCCATGGACAAGCAAGCTCAAGCTCAAATTGAACAAGACAGTGTGACGATCTTCGACCAAAGTGTTCGCTTTGTGTAAAACATGACCAAGGATTTGTGACACTCTGTCAAGGAGAACGAGTTGTTTCCCGAGAGTATGTCAACCCGTCGCGTTCAACAAGTTCACCGGTGAAGACCCGACACTGATGTCGTTTCTAGGTAGATCAGTGTGCTTGAACACGATGTTAGATTGCTTGAGGAGAAACTAGACTCAGCGGACCAAAGTCCTCAGACCCCACGGATATTCCCAGCGCCTCTGGAGTCTTGAAACTCCCAATTCTCAGACGCACTTCGAGTTTTTTCGAAAGCGGCGGACTGAAGCAAATTGGTCAACAAACCCCGAGAGGAGTAGATATAACCAATGAACACAGCTTTATGTGTCATCTTTTTGATCATTCTGAGTGGCGTGAGCACGGTCCTACGTTGCGGCAAAGTTTGTCCACCGGCTCCAGACCAACAGAGGCACGCGTAAATTCCGCCTATCTTCCGCCTCGTCACGATGGGCAATTGATATTTGATACCTACTATACTACCGAGCTGAGCTTGGTTTGAGGGAAAAGGTGCTGTTGTTTATAGCTTGTTCGGGTTACCACGTCCAGAATCTGTACTACAGAACATTTGCATGCGACTTTGAAGATAACATAGCTCCTGATCCCCAGAATATCCCAAAACGCGATATCTTTGAATGATTCATGATTCTGCTATCGGCTCGATTCCCCCTATCGTAACGGCGAACTTAAAAACCACCCGTATGCCTGCTATCTGTCAGCATTAGAGTGCTTTGATGAGAGCGCTTTGTCCAATGGACTTGCTTCATTACAAGACCTGCTACTTATTGGCCGCTTTGCGATATATCAAAATACAGGTAAGCTATGTCTGTTCTTCCTGTGCAAAATGTATAGCTATCTAGGGTTGAGACTAGAAGTACTTGCAAATGACTAACAACTCAATCATCATAGGTACATCGATATGGGAAATTACTCGACTGGAgatgtgtatgtgtatataGTAAGGACTGCATAGAGCTGTGCCGTCTATAAACAAGCATTGACCACACCAAATTTCGATATGCCAGGTATCAGGAGGCTAGCTGGGGTTTGCATAAGTAATGTCGCACACTAGAT encodes:
- a CDS encoding uncharacterized protein (predicted protein), yielding MDAQSLQRQIRHFATSYPSIHLNWGLSAQFPLATWSSLKSLFLEDADVKKLRIVADHVGNIVPSDIASPIFKDFLEMVRVGRLNVKISALYRRCGEDISKMKSIVQRIADTAPSALIWGSDWPHVDASQVKSTEVPPTADIKRELSELQDWLSKDQFRKMLVDNPQRLFGA
- a CDS encoding uncharacterized protein (permease of the major facilitator superfamily), coding for MASPLPPTKSSPDSQEVQSKDQKDNWVEHVQDENALDLVATYHSYEPEFRSKVEKELLRKIDARILPLIVVIYLFNYLDRNSITQARLYGLQEDTGLKGAEYQTAISIFSAGYILMQLPSTIMMTKFRPSIYLPTCMILWAITSGCTAATQSTPGILLVRFFLGFVEAPFFPGAVYYLSCWYTKREIGVRMALLVCGILLSNAFAGLISAGILSGMGGVAGLAAWRWLFILEGLATVVLGCLALVVLPDFPSTTKWLTDSEKVVAQARLAVDSGTSTVNDEEVPIMRGIAWAVKDARTWIFACLQMSTTASISYSHFFPTLIKQLGFENNTIVLLLTSPPYFVAFWWSLSWAWVADRKQIRSIPSGISQALAMVGTILLIAVSGQLWARYAFTFLVCCGTFGVYSTTYAWLSSTLTQPPIKRAVAIGLANTCANIASLFANYFWLDEYEPAYRQSWGCLLAFQALGMACILTLRFLLQRSNKKFEKLAAEGDINDTIFISHLNDDERSAVQNNFRYVV